The Setaria viridis chromosome 2, Setaria_viridis_v4.0, whole genome shotgun sequence DNA window TAGTTAACTACTGATGATATGATTAATAGTCTGGTAGAAAGGTAAGATCAAATAAGTTGGCATTAGCAAAACCAAATAAATGTAAAAAAATTTGGTTAGGCgagtctcagtgcacagtttcatggTACAATTACCAAGGTTGATAACTTGATAAGTGTCTATTAGATTTCATGATAATAAAATTTTTCTCGTATATGATGAAACTCTGAATCCTCTATCCTCATAATGACATTAAcacgtcagcaaaattgctgatgtgataTATTATTTAATGGTCATGAAATTTTTGATAAAACCTCCGCTTAGACCGGCAGCTAACTACCTGCAGACCTATAACAATAATAATTAATGTAGCAGAGAATCCAACGTATAACTTAGTAAAAGGTCGGAGATTGAAATGGAtggtttcacctaaaaaacCAAAGAAGCTCCAGCGAGAAAGACAGACGAGGACACATCACACATCAGAAACAAGAAAATACCTCAGTGCAAGAGGCTCTTGCGAATGGGCCTGTTTCAGACCACGTGGGCTGGCTGATGACGATCGCGACACGACCAACAAGGACGAAGAAATTGGTGAAGCCCGTCGCAAGGGAAGAAAATTGGGTGCAGACCGGATGCAAAATCCGGTGCATACCCAGTCTCCCCGCGTGACACGTGGGCGTCCCTCCCATCTGACGGACTGCGCTCGCTCGGCTCCGGTTCCTTCCCCACGTTGATTTTCCACGGTTGGTGCGCTCGCTTAGCTCGATTTCCTCCGCGCCTGGAAAACAGATCGAGTCGAAGATGGCCACGAGGAAGACGACCCCGCTCTTCTCGCAGACCCCCCGCAGAGACACCCTCGTCATCCTGCCGTAATAGCCACTCGGCGCCTGTAGCTGGAACGTCGGCCCCCGCGATGCGACCCACTTCTCGCCCGGCACGGCGATGTCGtcttcgccaccgccgtcgtgtTCCCGGAACATGACCCGTACCTTGACTTCATGCTTACGGTAGTAGTCATCGTGTATTCTGGCCTCCACCACGCACAACCTCTCGTCCGGCGAGATGACGAGCACGCCAAGGCCGTAGCCTCTGCGGCCACCGCGCGTCCAGTCATCCGGCAGGGGCTCCAGCGCCGTCTCCAGGGTGCTGTCGAGGTGGAGCACCAGAACGGAGTCCTTGACCCGTCAGAACATGGcaccacgggcggcggcggcagcggcggcgtgcgccTAGGCCAGGCTCCTCCCGCTCACCCTGGCATCGGACACGATAACCTCCGGGCCTCAGGAACCAGCATCGGACGAGTAGGTTCGGCACGCCGTGAAGTCGCGGCGGTTGTAGATGATGACGAGGCAGAAGGAGGACGCCGAGCTCGGAGGGCCCGCGGCGTCGGTGAGGTCGTCAGCGGCGAGCAGCGCGGGCGCTCGATCTGTTTTCAACAGGCGCGCAGGAGATCGAGCCGAGCGAGCGTGAGCCGGGAAAAATCAGCGCGGGGAAGGAAGCGGAGCCGAGCGAGCGCAATCCGTCGGATGGAAGGGACACCCACGTGTCGTGTGGGGAGACTGGGTATGCACCGGATGCGTTTTGGATCCGGTCTGCACCCAATTTTCTTCCGTCGCAAGATAGAGGCTCAACTTTCGCAGGTGGGCCCAGCACGGATCACGGCGAGCGACAGGTcggcgctgctgctgcataAGGTAAGCGCGCATACGGAAGAGGGATTGATTTCTCGCCGTAACCATACCGTGGCCGAGAGCGAGCTAGACGGAGGCGGGAGAGATGATGTGGCCATCGCTGCCTCCGCCGTTCCTGTACCCGCCGTCGGCGttcgtggcggcggcgtcgttggTGACCGTCGTGTCGCTGGCGAGCCTGGGACTCGCCGAGCTCCGCGGCGAGCACGTGGCGTACTCCAAGTTCTGGGGGCCGCagaggccgggcggcggcggcgcgctcctgcCGAGCCGCGCCGGGATGCTGGTCGGCTACGTCCCggcgctcgtcgccgcgctTGCCTCCTTCGCCGTGCCCGGAGCGGCGAacgacggcgcgcgcgcgcagctcctccgcgccgcgctcgccgtgcACTTCCTCAAACGGGTGCTCGAGGTAACGATGAAATGAAACCCGCGGCTTTAACGACTGTTTTCTGCTCTAATAAGCCATGCAGAAGTAGAAcacagttcagacttcagagagcAACGAACTCTCCCAGCATAATACTACTTCTGCATGCCATAATACTACTTCAGAGTATATGCTCCATTCTAGACACCAGTTTTTTTTTCGGATTTCACGTAAATCACAATAATACTCTTCATAATATTTTGCATGCCAACCAAATTTCTAACGCTTGGCACAACCTGGTTTATCATAAAATTCAGGAGCAAAGCCAAGTTAATAACTTTTTTGAAGACGACAACTAGTAACTAATGAATGATGAAGAGGTCATATTTAAATTTGTCTTTAATTTGTATGCCAGAAATTCTATATACGTACATTGCATGTGGTTTATCAAGCATAATGAGGCCAATGAATTATGAAAGAGGtcttttttaaaattattattTTAGGCATCCAAATACCATATTTAAATATTTACGTTTAAAATGGCTGAAAATTCTGTTTTCTTCATCTGATACTTATCAGCTGCTTAGATCACAATCCAACCACCCAAGATTATTCACCTTGTACGTTGTACCTctgttccttttttcttctgCACGCCTCACATCAAAACTCGTCCTTGTAGTTGCACCATCCATATGATCGACCGATCATTTTCCGTAGTGTCCCCGGAAGGCCGGAAACGCCAACCCACCCGTTAGCCGGGCTGTAGCAGTGTAGCCCACAGCACCGGCACTGCCACTCACCGCACGCGCGCGCAGACACACCCATTACAATTTCGTTTTCAGATTTTTTCCATGACCGCCGAAATTATCAAAATTCGCAAAATTTCGTTAAATTTTTGCCGAGATATTTTTAGAGTATTCACCAAATTATAagttttttaaatttttttggaTCTAAACAAATGATTTAGTATGATTTATGGCTGTACAACTATTGAGTTGAAGAATAAGTAACATAGACAATAGAAAATATGAGTCTAAAATACCATGTTTACAATAAAATATATGCATAAGTGTAATATTGAGTTTTGGAATTTTCTTTCGGTCACCACCGAAATTACCGAAAATCGTGAAATTTCGTCGAAAATTAGGAACCCTGCTCCTCCACGCAACCACTAGTTGATTCGCTCAGTCCTCTTTGCCATCGTCACTACCTGGCCTCTTCTGTGCCGCTCAGCCACGCCACAGCTGCCACTCGCCGCCCATGTAGCCTCGCCGCGTTGCTCCATATTCCACTCACCGCCCGTGCTAGCCCACCACATCACTGCGCTGCCCCAACGTACTTGCTTGCGCGGCCCCACTCGTGCCTCCTCGCTCGTGTGGTCCTGTCGCCGTTGCTCCTCTAGCTGCTTCGCACGCGACGGAATGAGATGCCCGTTCAAAAGTGGAATCCAAATATTGAGGGAATATTTCTATATTGGGATGAACCCCGCCCTCTAATCTTTGAAACAAATAtcttcaaaacaaaacaaatatcTTCAAAACTGGGTCTGACCTATTCTAACCTACTTAAACTCAAACCAACATGCTAACATGCCCGTGAGCTGCGTCTCGCTGTCCACTCGAAAAATGGCAGTATGATCTCAAGTAGGCTGTGTGATTTCATACACTAGGAAATCTGCTTGTTTGAATAATATAAATTAAATTTCAAATAGTGCGGTATAATTCTTGCATAAATCATACGATTTACTAGTGTCTTGCTCTTTCTCAGGTTCTCTTCGTCCACCGGTACAGTGGAAGCATGCCGCTGCCCACGGTCCTGCAAATCTCCTCCTGCTACCTGCTCTACGTCATCATGTTCATCTACGCGCAGCACCTCAGCCGCGGCCTCCCGGAGCCCGCCGTCGACACGCTCCACCTCGGCGCGCTCGTCTTCGCCATCGGCGTCGC harbors:
- the LOC117845547 gene encoding uncharacterized protein gives rise to the protein MMWPSLPPPFLYPPSAFVAAASLVTVVSLASLGLAELRGEHVAYSKFWGPQRPGGGGALLPSRAGMLVGYVPALVAALASFAVPGAANDGARAQLLRAALAVHFLKRVLEVLFVHRYSGSMPLPTVLQISSCYLLYVIMFIYAQHLSRGLPEPAVDTLHLGALVFAIGVAGNFYHHHLLSRLRTDGGGGAAGGDRGYKIPRGGLFELVACPHYLFEIVVFAGLAMIAQTAFALALAVGTAAFLACRSCATRRWYAAKFEEFPAGIRALVPYVL